The Papilio machaon chromosome 3, ilPapMach1.1, whole genome shotgun sequence genome window below encodes:
- the LOC106712286 gene encoding glutamine--fructose-6-phosphate aminotransferase [isomerizing] 1: protein MCGIFAYINHLTPKTRREILELLVNGLKRLEYRGYDSAGVAVDAADEKDIAVIKRSGKVAALEELLQERSVELGVDESVESHCGIAHTRWATHGEPSAINSHPQRSGEDNAFVVIHNGIITNYKAVKTFLENKGYSFESQTDTEAIAKLVHHIYSQHKDYSFQELVEQVIQQLEGAFALCFKSRYFPNECVATRRGSPLLVGIKTRRRLSSDHVPIMYTNNKATRGVVPSVPRVNSHAHFEPEEERDVEYFFASDASAVIEHTNKVLYFEDDDVAHIKDGVLSIHRMSTSSNDPHQREIFTLKLELQQIMKGNYEYFMQKEIFEQSESIVNTMRGRLNFADGTVTLGGIKDYVPEIKRCRRLMLIGCGTSYHSAVATRQLLEELTELPVMVELASDFLDRNTPVFRDDVCFFISQSGETADTLMALRYCKRHGALIVGITNTVGSSICRESHCGVHINAGPEIGVASTKAYTSQFVSLVMFALVISEDRISLQKRRADIIAGLHELDTKIKQVLALDDKVKALAEDLYRQRSLLIMGRGYNFATCLEGALKVKELTYMHSEGIMAGELKHGPLALIDDSMPVMMIVMRDPVYVKCMNALQQVTARQGRPIVVCEEGDKETMDLASRCLEVPKTVDCLQGVLTVIPMQLLAYHIAVLRGCNVDCPRNLAKSVTVE, encoded by the coding sequence ATGTGTGGAATATTCGCGTATATTAATCACCTTACGCCTAAAACGCGCCGAGAAATTTTGGAACTTCTCGTCAACGGTCTTAAACGTTTGGAATACCGTGGTTATGATTCTGCGGGTGTCGCTGTTGATGCTGCCGATGAAAAAGATATTGCGGTTATTAAAAGAAGCGGGAAAGTAGCGGCACTCGAAGAATTGCTTCAGGAGCGCAGTGTTGAATTGGGTGTAGATGAAAGTGTGGAATCTCACTGTGGCATTGCACATACCCGTTGGGCTACTCATGGAGAGCCGAGTGCCATCAATTCGCATCCCCAGCGCTCCGGAGAGGACAATGCATTTGTTGTCATTCATAATGGAATTATTACTAACTACAAAGCTGTTAAAACTTTTCTTGAGAACAAGGGCTACAGTTTTGAATCCCAGACTGACACCGAGGCAATTGCAAAGTTAGTTCACCACATCTACAGTCAACACAAGGACTACAGCTTCCAGGAATTAGTAGAACAGGTAATTCAACAATTAGAAGGTGCTTTCGCTTTGTGCTTTAAGTCAAGATACTTTCCTAATGAGTGTGTTGCAACCAGACGTGGTAGTCCCTTACTTGTTGGGATCAAGACACGTCGTCGGCTCTCAAGTGATCATGTTCCTATCATGTACACCAACAATAAAGCTACAAGGGGAGTTGTACCTTCCGTACCTCGTGTCAATAGCCATGCCCACTTTGAGCCAGAGGAAGAGAGAGATGTTGAGTATTTCTTTGCATCAGATGCTTCAGCAGTTATTGAACACACAAATAAAGTGCTTTATTTTGAAGATGATGATGTTGCTCATATTAAAGATGGTGTTCTTAGCATTCACCGCATGTCAACAAGCAGCAATGACCCACATCAACGGGAAATCTTCACTCTGAAATTAGAGTTGCAACAAATTATGAAAGGAaactatgaatattttatgcaaaaagaaatttttgaGCAATCTGAATCTATTGTGAATACTATGAGAGGACGTTTGAATTTCGCAGATGGTACTGTTACCCTTGGAGGTATTAAAGATTATGTTCCAGAGATAAAACGCTGTAGACGACTTATGTTGATAGGATGTGGTACTAGTTACCATAGTGCTGTAGCTACTCGTCAGCTTTTGGAGGAATTGACTGAGCTGCCTGTAATGGTAGAGCTAGCCTCTGACTTCTTGGATAGAAACACCCCAGTTTTCAGAGATGACGTATGTTTCTTCATATCTCAATCAGGAGAGACGGCTGATACTTTAATGGCTCTACGTTACTGTAAACGTCATGGCGCTCTTATTGTTGGTATCACCAATACTGTTGGTAGTTCCATATGTCGTGAATCACATTGCGGTGTTCACATCAACGCTGGTCCTGAAATTGGTGTAGCCTCAACAAAGGCTTACACTTCACAGTTTGTGTCACTTGTTATGTTTGCCCTAGTGATAAGTGAAGATCGTATTTCTTTACAAAAGAGGAGAGCAGACATAATTGCTGGATTGCATGAATTAGATACAAAGATTAAACAAGTATTAGCTTTAGATGACAAAGTAAAAGCTTTAGCTGAGGATCTTTATCGCCAACGATCGTTACTTATTATGGGTCGAGGATACAACTTTGCCACCTGTTTGGAAGGTGctttaaaagttaaagaatTAACGTACATGCACAGTGAAGGCATCATGGCTGGTGAATTGAAACACGGTCCTCTAGCTCTTATTGATGATTCCATGCCGGTCATGATGATAGTTATGCGTGATCCAGTTTACGTTAAATGCATGAATGCACTACAGCAGGTTACAGCACGTCAAGGTCGGCCTATCGTCGTATGCGAGGAAGGTGATAAAGAAACTATGGATCTTGCATCACGGTGCCTTGAAGTACCGAAAACTGTAGATTGTTTACAGGGTGTCCTTACTGTTATTCCTATGCAGTTGTTGGCCTATCACATAGCTGTGTTGCGAGGATGCAATGTTGATTGTCCAAGAAACCTTGCTAAGTCTGTTACTGTAgagtaa
- the LOC106712389 gene encoding elongation factor 1-alpha 2, producing the protein MGKEKTHINIVVIGHVDSGKSTTTGHLIYKCGGIDKRTIEKFEKEAQEMGKGSFKYAWVLDKLKAERERGITIDIALWKFETAKYYVTIIDAPGHRDFIKNMITGTSQADCAVLIVAAGTGEFEAGISKNGQTREHALLAFTLGVKQLIVGVNKMDSTEPPYHEARYEEIKKEVSSYIKKIGYNPATVAFVPISGWHGDNMLEPSDKMPWFKGWTIERKDGKVEGKCLIEALDAIQPPSRPTEKPLRLPLQDVYKIGGIGTVPVGRVETGILKPGMVVVFAPAAITTEVKSVEMHHEALPEAMPGDNVGFNVKNVSVKELRRGYVAGDSKNSPPKGAADFTAQVIVLNHPGQISNGYTPVLDCHTAHIACKFAEIKEKCDRRTGKTTEVEPKSIKSGDAAIVTLVPTKALCVESFQEFPPLGRFAVRDMRQTVAVGVIKSVTFKEVTTGKVTKAAEKAQKKK; encoded by the exons ATGGGTAAGGAGAAGACTCATATTAACATCGTTGTGATCGGGCATGTGGACTCGGGCAAATCGACCACCACTGGCCATCTCATCTACAAGTGCGGCGGCATCGACAAGCGAACCATCGAGAAGTTCGAGAAGGAGGCCCAGGAGATGGGCAAGGGCTCCTTCAAGTACGCCTGG GTACTTGACAAGCTGAAGGCCGAGCGCGAGCGCGGTATCACCATCGACATCGCCCTTTGGAAGTTCGAGACCGCCAAATACTACGTCACCATTATTGACGCGCCCGGCCACAGGGACTTCATCAAGAACATGATTACCGGCACCTCGCAG GCGGACTGCGCGGTGCTGATCGTGGCGGCGGGCACGGGCGAGTTCGAGGCGGGCATCAGCAAGAACGGTCAGACCCGCGAGCACGCGCTGCTCGCCTTCACGCTGGGCGTCAAGCAGCTCATCGTGGGCGTCAACAAGATGGACTCCACGGAGCCGCCCTACCACGAAGCGCGCTACGAAGAGATCAAGAAGGAAGTCTCCTCTTACATCAAGAAGATTG GGTACAATCCGGCGACCGTGGCATTCGTGCCGATCTCAGGATGGCACGGTGACAATATGCTCGAGCCGTCCGATAAGATGCCCTGGTTCAAGGGGTGGACCATTGAACGCAAGGACGGCAAGGTCGAGGGCAAGTGTCTCATTGAG GCTCTGGACGCGATCCAGCCCCCGTCGCGGCCGACCGAGAAGCCTCTGCGGCTGCCGCTGCAGGACGTATACAAGATCGGCGGCATCGGCACCGTGCCCGTCGGCCGCGTGGAGACCGGCATCCTCAAGCCGG GTATGGTGGTGGTGTTCGCACCGGCCGCCATCACCACCGAGGTGAAGTCTGTAGAGATGCACCACGAGGCGCTGCCCGAGGCTATGCCCGGAGATAACGTGGGCTTCAACGTCAAG aaCGTGTCAGTGAAGGAATTGCGTCGCGGATATGTCGCCGGAGACTCGAAGAACTCTCCGCCCAAGGGCGCCGCCGATTTTACAGCTCAG GTGATCGTGCTGAACCACCCGGGGCAGATCAGTAACGGCTACACGCCGGTGCTGGACTGCCACACGGCTCACATCGCCTGCAAGTTTGCCGAGATCAAGGAGAAGTGCGACCGCCGTACCG GTAAGACGACGGAGGTGGAGCCGAAGTCGATCAAGTCCGGGGACGCAGCGATCGTGACTCTGGTGCCGACGAAGGCGCTCTGCGTCGAGTCGTTCCAGGAGTTCCCGCCTCTCGGCCGCTTCGCCGTGCGCGACATGCGCCAGACCGTCGCCGTCGGTGTCATCAAG AGCGTGACGTTCAAGGAGGTGACCACAGGTAAAGTCACCAAGGCCGCCGAGAAGGCGCAGAAGAAGAAATAA
- the LOC106712252 gene encoding GRIP and coiled-coil domain-containing protein 2, with translation MESDKKNPDGVKKSPFDDLSKEELITKCKGLLIIAQKAKQAKSELQSQTETYKQQLEKCETEKNTYLQNNKTLQELVDSLTEQKLNYITEIDGAQAKVKALGEKCHSFEEEINRLKADLIIKDQSIADISLKLSDYDSEIISLKRQNNRLVEENEQLITQLSDMEARIAEFNNIGLQQREQLQILEQKFQADDSSEPKIKELNEKIKQLEREIETKVSSYEEKVGILDNKAKEMTNLYESEKNKKDKVNVKLRSYKDKILKCAACINQLQNSRFILSKTVKEYSENVPKWQNEIIKASKVLDNQINELNNKNASLSDEILDLRNQLMEAKNNCNMREHQSLINELSEENNDLKNKLSNLEKQVNDLKQTNLILKEETTATDTKQHEVIKSKLDKTVKENKMLHEKVKDLTGKVENVIKTNKELSASHEKLKEDYSRVCEYLHKKGGNEQLIDSLKLQVKALESEKAILVKEKLISRDVIAVLEMQNKNYINEVDSLKQDIDTNKSQFEKLSQEISTLKESHNIEKDAEVNEMKTKLISLQDMNDKLKKEYDDLLDLNGLLREEVETLKLSLEQPKDDSEHLSDLNVSLQADIVKLETKLSAYKQENASLLTETKELRAKVKDYEDIVSECENAKSKLLSYKTENTELLNEMKEINEVLKERGEAISKLQKAVSEMEKLIESLEKDRDEIKEERASLVQKIETLESDLKTANQITSKNSDDMKKITLEKENAAQMLTDKENIIANLKEEIERLKQQTFSSASELPNDDMSTSTISKAEEHSRMKDLDETFEDKYTKLRMFALKLKRKLKEVTAQLQNTEQENIRLKKILDENAYGDKNKPIATSNSDDIDASSKTNEKTLEIVELNVKVKSLSQALEASKQSLGRLETLEAELQTKEQQINAEKEAHKATKEQLDKALRDVKKKNVLSLEMEDYERSMKDLTTKMEENKKKIIQMESTIDTQEGTINAMKTQIKLLEEQIKAEETQNRLLKEELHHAIEDGKEKENILNSKKDIISKLMQDLEDEKRKTEESELEMTALLSEKEKIIISLGEEKTELNNKMKRLEFKCADINEKLNITNIELADLKTEYTSYKVRAQAVLRQNQTVDHSHEEQLKEETAALRAQIESLTAKLNTLQAQYSEQCVEVEAGRKRVSEAGAEAARAHQRTSRLQADLTRIAHQLESERAQHKLQVSTLTQCYKAQISELETKLQKERESLQSQLAAAQERKSSEPERVHVLEKPYMLPVIPKDEISDGEMDFNVTMIPREEGEGSESASSPLLSKQYLSSAEGRRSPVPLERLLEEGVPDDDALDTASLSLTPEQEIAELRRKLQGQQHRVKHVTVLLAESERECARMAQLSELLKGELRRVRGASAHAHNTEYMKNVTFKFLTLPPGDERSRLIPVLQKILTLTPDETQKIQAIAKGEDPNSSKGWGSYLPWPAGK, from the exons TTGCTGACATTTCTCTAAAGTTGTCAGATTATGATAGTGAAATTATATCACTTAAGAGACAAAATAACCGTCTTGTGGAAGAAAATGAACAACTCATCACTCAGTTATCTGACATGGAAGCAAGGATTGCtgaatttaacaatattggtCTGCAGCAGAGAGAACAACTTCAGATACTAGAACAAAAATTTCAAGCCG atGATTCTTCGGAGCCCAAAATTAAAGAGctcaatgaaaaaataaaacagctaGAGCGCGAAATTGAAACTAAAGTCAGCAGTTATGAAGAAAAAGTTGGCATACTAGATAACAAAGCAAAAGAAATGACCAACTTATATgaatctgaaaaaaataaaaaagataaagtaaaCGTTAAATTGCGAAGTTATAAAGATAAGATACTAAAATGTGCTGCTTGTATTAATCAATTACAGAATTCAAGATTCATTTTATCTAAAACAGTAAAGGAATATTCAGAAAATGTCCCCAAATggcaaaatgaaataattaaagcaTCCAAAGTACTTGACAATCAAATTAATGaactaaacaataaaaatgcatcCCTTAGTGATGAAATTCTTGATTTACGTAATCAGTTAATGGAAGCtaaaaataactgtaataTGAGAGAACatcaaagtttaattaatgaattaagtgaagaaaataatgatttgaaaaataaattatccaaTCTGGAAAAACAAGTTAATGATCTAAAACAAACTAATTTGATTCTTAAAGAGGAAACCACCGCCACCGATACGAAGCAACACGAAGTAATAAAGTCAAAACTGGATAAAactgttaaagaaaataaaatgttacatgaaAAAGTAAAGGATTTAACTGGAAAAGTTGAAAATGTgattaagacaaataaagaactTAGCGCAAGTCATGAAAAACTTAAAGAAGACTACAGCAGAGTTTGTGAGTATCTACATAAAAAAGGAGGCAATGAACAGTTGATTGATTCATTAAAATTGCAGGTTAAGGCTCTCGAAAGCGAAAAAGCAATTTTagtcaaagaaaaattaatttccagAGATGTTATTGCTGTGTTAGAAATGcagaataaaaactatatcaaTGAGGTTGATTCACTTAAACAAGACATCGATACGAATAAAtctcaatttgaaaaattatctcAAGAAATTTCAACACTTAAAGAAAGTCATAACATAGAAAAAGATGCAGAagttaatgaaatgaaaacgaAACTAATTTCTCTGCAAGATATGAATGATAAGCTCAAAAAAGAGTATGATGATTTGCTTGACTTAAATGGGTTATTAAGAGAAGAAGTAGAGACCCTTAAATTATCTCTGGAGCAACCAAAAGACGATAGTGAGCATTTATCAGATTTGAATGTCTCCTTGCAAGCTGACATAGTAAAGCTTGAGACAAAATTGTCTGCTTATAAACAAGAGAATGCGTCTCTTTTAACggaaacaaaagaattacGTGCCAAAGTAAAGGACTATGAAGACATAGTCAGTGAATGTGAGAATGCAAAATCTAAATTGCTTAGTTACAAAACAGAAAATACGGAAttgttaaatgaaatgaaagaaataaatgagGTGCTCAAGGAACGCGGTGAAGCTATATCCAAATTGCAAAAGGCTGTTTCTGAAATGGAAAAACTTATTGAATCCTTGGAAAAAGATAGAGACGAGATAAAAGAGGAAAGAGCGAGCTTAGTCCAGAAAATTGAAACTTTAGAAAGTGATTTAAAAACGGCAAATCAAATAACAAGTAAAAACAGTGACGACATGAAAAAAATCACTCTAGAAAAAGAGAACGCCGCTCAAATGTTAACTGATAAAGAGAATATCATTGCAAACTTAAAGGAAGAAATAGAAAGGTTGAAGCAGCAAACATTTTCCtctg CATCGGAACTGCCCAATGACGACATGTCCACATCCACAATCTCCAAAGCGGAGGAACATTCTAGAATGAAGGACTTAGATGAGACATTTGAGGACAA gTATACAAAGCTAAGGATGTTCGCGCTCAAACTAAAGCGCAAATTGAAAGAAGTCACAGCCCAGTTACAAAACACGGAACAAGAAAATATACgactcaaaaaaatattagacgAAAATGCATATggagataaaaataaaccgaTTGCTACAAGTAATAGTGATGACATAGATGCTTCAAGTAAAACTAACGAAAAAACCTTGGAAATTGTCGAATTGAATGTAAAAGTTAAATCTTTGTCTCAAGCTCTAGAAGCTTCTAAACAGTCGTTGGGTAGATTAGAAACATTAGAAG ctGAACTACAAACTAAAGAGCAACAGATAAATGCAGAGAAAGAAGCACATAAAGCAACTAAAGAGCAATTAGATAAAGCTCTTAGAGATgtgaagaagaaaaatgttctAAGTCTCGAAATGGAAGACTATGAAAGATCTATGAAGGATCTCACCACTAAGATGGAAgaaaataagaagaaaattatTCAA ATGGAATCTACAATAGACACTCAAGAAGGAACTATTAATGCTATGAAGacgcaaataaaattattggaagaacaaattaaaGCAGAAGAAACACAAAATAGATTATTAAAGGAGGAATTGCATCACGCCATTGAAGatggaaaagaaaaagaaaatatacttaattcTAAGAAagatattatatcaaaattgatGCAAGACTTGGAagatgaaaaaagaaaaactgaaGAATCTGAGTTAGAAATGACTGCACTTTTAAGTGAAAAggagaaaataataataagcttGGGAGAAGAGAAGacggaattaaataacaaaatgaaaaggCTGGAGTTCAAATGTGCCgatataaatgaaaagttaAACATTACCAATATTGAATTGGCCGATTTAAAAACAGAATACACAAGCTACAAA GTGAGGGCTCAGGCTGTGTTGCGTCAGAACCAGACTGTGGATCACAGCCACGAGGAGCAGCTCAAGGAGGAGACCGCCGCGCTCCGAGCTCAAATAGAAAGCCTCACTGCCAAATTGAACACTTTaca AGCGCAGTATTCAGAGCAGTGTGTGGAGGTGGAGGCGGGACGCAAGCGCGTGTCGGAGGCGGGCGCGGAggcggcgcgcgcgcaccAGCGCACCTCCCGCCTCCAGGCCGACCTCACGCGCATCGCGCACCAGCTGGAGTCCGAGAGGGCGCAGCACAAGTTGCag GTGTCGACTTTAACACAGTGCTACAAAGCGCAGATAAGCGAGTTGGAGACGAAACTCCAGAAAGAGAGGGAATCATTGCAGTCGCAGCTGGCGGCCGCTCAGGAGCGCAAGTCTAGTGAACCTGAGCGCGTACATGTGCTCGAGAAGCCGTACATGTTGCCTGTGATCCCTAAGGACGAGATCAGCGATGGTGAAATGGACTTCAATGTGACCATGATACCGAGGGAAGAAGGAGag GGTTCGGAGTCCGCTTCCTCTCCGCTGTTGTCGAAGCAGTACTTATCGAGCGCGGAGGGCAGGCGCTCCCCCGTGCCGCTGGAGAGGCTGCTGGAGGAGGGGGTGCCAGATGATGACGCACTCGACACCGCTTCGCTCTCTCTCACACCGGAGCAGGAGATTGCCGAGTTAAGGCGTAAATTACAAGGGCAGCAGCACAG GGTGAAGCACGTGACAGTGCTGCTGGCGGAGTCTGAGCGCGAGTGCGCGCGCATGGCGCAGCTGAGCGAGCTGCTGAAGGGCGAGCTGCGCCGAGTGCGCGGCGCCTCCGCACACGCGCACAACACAGAGTACATGAAGAACGTAACATTCAAG tttctcACTTTACCTCCGGGTGACGAGCGCAGTCGTTTGATTCCAGTACTTCAGAAGATTTTGACCCTCACGCCGGATGAGACACAAAAGATACAGGCGATTGCAAaag GTGAAGATCCAAATTCAAGTAAAGGTTGGGGAAGCTATCTACCTTGGCCGGCTGGCAAATAA